The following proteins come from a genomic window of Paenibacillus swuensis:
- a CDS encoding carbohydrate ABC transporter permease, with protein sequence MKNRNRASTHPAITVFFLISSVACIIPFWLVLVVSLTNQDVLDRDGYRFWPAQWDLTAYQYLANDAEPIVRAYGVSIFVTLTGVVLSLIITSAMAYTLSRKDFPLQGFLSFFVFFTMLFNGGLLPWYLVYTRMLNLQDTLLALIIPGLLSGFNVLIMRTFFTNSIPPSLIDSAQMDGASEYRTYYSIILPLSLPVMATIGLFTTVAYWNDWFTSLVFINNQNLYSLQYFLQKTLMNDSFLANLASTSSMANSTIKTQPPLESIRMAMAILAIGPIALVFPFIQKYFVKGLTVGAVKG encoded by the coding sequence ATGAAGAACCGTAACCGAGCATCGACACATCCGGCTATTACCGTATTTTTCTTAATAAGTTCCGTAGCCTGCATCATTCCGTTCTGGTTGGTGCTTGTGGTTTCCTTGACGAACCAGGACGTTCTGGACCGGGACGGATATCGTTTCTGGCCGGCGCAGTGGGACCTGACTGCGTACCAATATCTGGCGAATGATGCGGAGCCAATTGTTCGGGCTTACGGCGTATCCATCTTCGTCACGCTGACCGGTGTAGTCTTGAGTCTCATCATCACGTCCGCCATGGCGTACACCTTGTCTCGCAAGGATTTCCCTCTGCAGGGATTTCTAAGCTTCTTCGTCTTCTTCACCATGCTGTTCAACGGCGGATTGCTTCCGTGGTACCTCGTGTACACCCGAATGCTGAATCTGCAGGATACGTTGCTGGCGCTCATTATTCCGGGGTTGCTAAGCGGTTTTAACGTGCTTATTATGCGTACTTTCTTTACCAACAGCATACCGCCCTCCCTGATTGATTCCGCACAGATGGACGGGGCCAGCGAATATCGAACGTATTACAGCATCATTCTTCCTTTGTCTCTTCCCGTAATGGCGACCATCGGATTATTCACAACGGTGGCGTACTGGAACGACTGGTTCACTTCGCTCGTGTTTATAAACAACCAGAACCTGTACAGCCTGCAATATTTCTTGCAAAAAACGTTAATGAACGACTCATTCCTGGCAAACCTGGCGAGCACCTCTAGCATGGCAAACTCCACCATCAAGACGCAGCCTCCGCTGGAATCGATTCGAATGGCCATGGCGATCCTTGCCATCGGACCGATTGCGCTCGTGTTTCCTTTTATTCAGAAATATTTTGTCAAAGGCTTAACGGTTGGCGCGGTCAAAGGCTAG
- a CDS encoding ABC transporter permease translates to MGGTPYNLRKIWKLRSLMVLALPGILLLLINNYLPMAGVLLAFVDLNYTDGIFGSDWVGFDNFKFLFASNDVWIIIKHTLLYNLAFLVINTALAVLIAVLLNEVKHKFMAKLYQSTMLLPYFISMVIVGYLVYAFLNHEFGYVNNAILERVGKEPVPWYASPEHWPYILTLVNTWKSVGYLAVVYLAAIVGIDQEYYEAATIDGAGKWKQVLHITLPLITPVIIILTLLSIGRIFNADFGLFYQATMANGMLKPTTDVIDTYVYNALLVTGDTGLASSAGLIQSIVGFILVISVNLVVRRINKENALF, encoded by the coding sequence ATGGGTGGTACCCCGTATAATCTGCGAAAAATATGGAAGCTGCGGTCTCTGATGGTACTGGCTCTGCCGGGCATTTTGCTGTTGTTGATCAATAACTATCTGCCTATGGCCGGTGTGTTGTTGGCATTCGTCGATCTGAATTATACCGACGGTATTTTCGGAAGCGACTGGGTCGGTTTCGATAATTTCAAGTTTTTGTTCGCATCCAACGATGTCTGGATCATTATTAAGCACACACTTCTGTACAATTTGGCTTTCCTGGTGATTAACACCGCATTGGCTGTGCTCATTGCGGTACTGCTGAATGAAGTAAAGCACAAGTTCATGGCCAAATTGTATCAGAGTACGATGTTGCTGCCTTATTTCATCTCTATGGTCATCGTAGGCTACCTCGTCTACGCTTTCTTGAATCATGAGTTCGGTTATGTCAACAACGCGATACTCGAACGTGTAGGGAAAGAGCCTGTTCCTTGGTACGCTTCGCCGGAGCATTGGCCATACATCCTTACGTTGGTCAATACCTGGAAGTCCGTAGGATATTTAGCGGTAGTGTATTTGGCGGCTATCGTCGGAATTGATCAGGAGTACTATGAAGCCGCTACCATTGACGGTGCGGGAAAGTGGAAGCAGGTGCTTCACATTACGTTACCGCTTATTACCCCGGTCATCATCATTCTGACTTTACTTTCAATCGGCAGAATCTTCAATGCGGATTTCGGCTTGTTCTATCAGGCTACGATGGCGAATGGCATGCTCAAGCCTACGACGGATGTCATTGATACTTATGTGTACAACGCGTTGCTGGTTACCGGCGACACGGGACTGGCATCGTCGGCGGGTCTCATTCAATCCATTGTGGGGTTCATCCTCGTCATCTCCGTTAACCTGGTTGTGCGCCGAATCAATAAAGAAAATGCCTTGTTCTAG
- a CDS encoding response regulator transcription factor, whose protein sequence is MYKVLIVDDEKFAAEGIRNALDWDSLGVQEVHVALHTKEARRVITENTIDMLICDIEMPDENGLSLVHWVNEHSSHTETLFLTCHSEFAYAKQAVSLGSFDYLLKPVEREELFKVIERMMEHIDEKRRVQQYNAMYQKYHSLWTKQQPVLAERFWQDFLSRRILSFGDFLERSLQDAELPLSPEHAVLPILISVEEWEKPLDDNHVRIMEYALKKAAEETFLENHAGHVLYDYTGVLIALIYAPEPRRSPASIAEWSVKCGSLLEAYRSYFYCKVSCYIGTFTPLQELAGMCDHLKGMERTNLAHPNAVLQYDEAVFAAPVVVSPLTVIDVQEWTHTLMSGNRVKMLSMVDGLVAELERRGDIQRKQMENVVYDITQVTCHFLHMKGIRVNQIPNFSLWTTVQIRSLAQLRTWAFNLTAAAYDAAFARAESDGIIHKAVQYIQDHIEEDISREDVAASVRLNPAYLSRLFKRETEQSLIDFMIETRMNRAKELLNSTEQTVSTIALQLGYSNFSHFAKMFKKQFGVNPHDYRNRSS, encoded by the coding sequence ATGTATAAAGTGCTGATTGTAGATGATGAGAAATTTGCGGCAGAAGGGATTCGCAATGCTCTGGATTGGGATTCGTTGGGCGTGCAAGAAGTTCACGTGGCCCTTCATACGAAAGAAGCGCGAAGGGTGATCACAGAGAACACCATAGATATGTTGATCTGTGACATTGAGATGCCTGATGAAAACGGTCTTAGCCTGGTACACTGGGTTAACGAACACTCTTCACATACGGAAACGTTATTTCTCACATGCCATTCCGAATTCGCTTACGCCAAGCAAGCCGTGTCGCTGGGTAGTTTCGATTATCTGTTAAAGCCGGTGGAGCGCGAGGAATTGTTTAAAGTTATCGAAAGAATGATGGAACACATCGACGAGAAACGAAGGGTTCAACAATATAACGCCATGTATCAGAAGTACCACTCGCTCTGGACGAAGCAGCAGCCCGTGCTGGCCGAGCGGTTCTGGCAGGATTTCCTATCGCGCCGCATCTTGTCTTTCGGCGACTTCCTGGAGCGGTCGTTGCAAGATGCCGAGTTGCCGCTATCGCCGGAACATGCCGTCCTTCCCATCTTGATTTCTGTGGAAGAATGGGAGAAGCCGCTTGATGATAACCATGTCCGCATCATGGAATACGCGCTGAAGAAGGCGGCGGAAGAAACTTTTCTGGAGAATCACGCAGGACATGTTCTCTATGATTATACGGGCGTTCTCATCGCCCTGATCTATGCCCCGGAGCCTAGGCGCTCCCCGGCTTCCATAGCGGAATGGTCCGTGAAGTGCGGCAGCCTCTTGGAAGCGTACAGATCATACTTTTATTGCAAAGTGTCTTGTTACATCGGAACCTTCACTCCGCTTCAGGAGCTTGCCGGCATGTGCGATCATTTGAAGGGAATGGAGCGGACGAATCTCGCCCATCCGAATGCCGTACTGCAATATGATGAAGCCGTGTTCGCTGCGCCGGTGGTTGTTTCACCGCTTACGGTCATTGACGTGCAGGAATGGACGCATACATTGATGTCGGGAAATCGCGTCAAGATGTTGAGCATGGTGGACGGCTTGGTGGCGGAATTGGAGCGCAGGGGGGATATTCAGAGAAAGCAGATGGAGAATGTCGTGTACGACATCACCCAAGTCACCTGTCATTTCCTGCATATGAAAGGGATCCGTGTTAATCAGATTCCGAATTTCTCCTTGTGGACCACAGTACAGATAAGGAGTTTAGCCCAACTTCGCACCTGGGCTTTCAACCTGACGGCAGCCGCATATGATGCCGCCTTCGCCCGGGCGGAATCGGACGGGATTATCCATAAGGCGGTCCAATATATTCAGGATCACATTGAAGAGGATATTTCCAGAGAAGACGTCGCCGCGAGCGTCAGGCTAAACCCGGCTTACCTGTCGAGGTTGTTCAAACGGGAGACGGAGCAAAGTCTGATTGATTTCATGATCGAAACCCGAATGAATCGCGCCAAGGAGTTATTGAACAGCACAGAGCAGACCGTAAGCACGATCGCCCTTCAACTGGGGTATTCCAACTTCTCGCATTTCGCCAAAATGTTCAAGAAGCAGTTCGGTGTTAATCCGCACGATTACCGGAACCGAAGCAGTTAA
- a CDS encoding sensor histidine kinase yields MNGKFISLSSRLTLIFVAVLLPLLIILFAVGHYAKDIVLTQVAHSYQNLVDSNIRMIDKSLDDISSNIYIIVNQDENFLKFGQPGLTDADHFYAQIGLMQRNAAHQSYYHIVDMYFVYSAPNQSLFTTSMPGVSADYSESIREEVGTMFREQDMKPYLYKWNIIRLGGDHFLFRLGSDELDNGAFIGALINLNSLTKPLSGLDLGTEGRLMFVHDDGTILSANKKENLDELILPKDQLDKPDYFEVESGGKELFVVHNHSDRTPLQLAVVLPRTDLLRGLDYFQAAFTMLPMVVLVLLLLYLVMLRKLILKPIRQLLNVIRRVKTGDIDARLADTKVLDFSIINQGFNSMMDEITNLKIGVYEERIRAQKAEFKHLQTQINPHFFLNTLNIIFHLADTERKDLIKKTVSLLVNYFRFLMTSGRDSITIQQEIAHITNYLEIQKMRFQDMFDFEIRVEQELGSVLIPSLIVQPFVENGMIHGMSVRDQVFRLSIAVGMIEGDDRRFRVIIEDNGHGFTDEQVTALNDEGYQPSTAESSIGIWNVRKRLQLRYGKCETELSFRNAELGGAVVQLVLPRKDGMGENV; encoded by the coding sequence TTGAACGGCAAGTTCATCTCCTTAAGCTCTCGATTAACGTTGATTTTTGTCGCGGTATTGTTGCCATTGCTAATCATTCTGTTTGCCGTCGGTCATTATGCGAAAGACATCGTGTTGACGCAAGTCGCACATTCCTATCAGAATTTAGTAGATTCCAACATTCGTATGATTGACAAAAGTTTAGACGACATCTCCAGCAACATTTATATTATTGTTAATCAGGACGAGAATTTCCTGAAGTTTGGTCAGCCCGGTTTAACGGACGCGGACCATTTCTATGCCCAGATTGGGTTGATGCAACGTAACGCGGCACATCAATCCTACTATCACATTGTCGATATGTACTTTGTCTATTCGGCGCCTAACCAAAGTCTGTTTACAACGTCCATGCCGGGCGTGTCGGCGGATTATTCCGAAAGCATTCGGGAAGAGGTAGGAACCATGTTTCGCGAGCAGGATATGAAACCATATCTGTACAAGTGGAACATTATCCGCTTGGGCGGAGATCACTTCTTATTCCGTCTCGGTAGCGATGAACTTGATAACGGCGCGTTTATCGGCGCGTTGATTAACTTAAACAGTTTAACCAAGCCGCTCTCCGGTCTGGATCTGGGGACGGAAGGAAGGCTGATGTTCGTGCATGACGACGGTACGATTCTGTCCGCCAATAAGAAGGAGAATCTGGATGAACTGATTCTCCCGAAGGATCAGTTGGACAAGCCCGACTATTTCGAAGTGGAATCGGGAGGAAAGGAGCTGTTCGTCGTCCATAATCACTCGGACCGAACGCCGCTGCAGCTGGCTGTCGTTCTGCCGCGCACAGACTTGCTTCGGGGGCTGGATTACTTCCAGGCCGCCTTCACAATGCTACCGATGGTGGTGCTTGTACTGTTGCTTCTTTATTTGGTGATGCTTCGTAAACTGATACTGAAGCCGATCCGTCAGTTGCTTAATGTCATTCGCAGAGTGAAGACAGGGGATATTGACGCCAGGTTGGCCGATACGAAGGTGCTTGATTTCTCCATTATTAATCAGGGGTTTAACAGTATGATGGACGAAATTACGAATCTGAAGATCGGGGTATATGAAGAGCGTATACGCGCCCAGAAGGCGGAATTTAAACACCTGCAAACACAGATTAACCCGCACTTTTTCCTGAATACGCTGAATATCATCTTTCATCTGGCCGATACGGAGCGCAAGGATCTTATTAAGAAGACGGTGAGCCTTCTTGTAAACTATTTCCGGTTTCTTATGACATCGGGACGCGATTCGATTACAATTCAACAAGAGATTGCGCACATTACGAACTATCTTGAGATTCAGAAGATGCGCTTTCAGGATATGTTTGATTTTGAAATCAGGGTTGAGCAAGAGTTGGGTTCGGTTCTTATTCCTTCGTTAATCGTTCAGCCGTTTGTGGAAAATGGCATGATTCACGGGATGAGTGTGCGGGATCAGGTTTTCCGGCTCTCTATTGCTGTTGGAATGATCGAGGGTGACGATCGTCGGTTTCGCGTGATCATTGAAGATAACGGTCACGGGTTTACGGACGAGCAAGTGACCGCCTTGAATGACGAAGGTTATCAGCCTTCGACCGCCGAATCCAGTATAGGCATCTGGAATGTGAGGAAACGATTGCAGCTGCGTTACGGGAAATGCGAAACGGAGTTGTCGTTTAGGAACGCAGAGCTGGGCGGGGCCGTGGTTCAGCTTGTGCTCCCCCGAAAGGATGGGATGGGTGAAAATGTATAA
- a CDS encoding glycoside hydrolase family 76 protein, with protein MVRSWNLRKCVTGIVMTAVVMTSVWFVNPQKASAFSSADADAAMTAFNSKFYNSQTKWFYANTNRNSDQSFWVEAHMWNLVMDAYERTNNPAYLTQINDMYSTLVARHGHDWTWNTWNDDIMWWALAATRAYELTGNEMYKNDAKSNLDWVLDTQTDQELGGGVWEHNDSHYDKNSCINFPTVITAVKMSNLLNDNSYLTEAQNIYSWAKSALTDGNGKVYDAIRTDGTTDMGSSHYNQGTFIGAAVALYEETGIIGYLNDAVAAANWTINNLTTNNILNFESHVDLQGGKLIFLEYLNKLIIDGGRTEFRQWFVDNAQTAWDHRNSENLVWGDWNQPTSGTFSSWAAAPAVAALNLLGSGTPSTGSPISIANPGFESGNLSGWSEWHPAGQSAKYGIDSNDAHSGNYKLYFYDSAAYQQSIHQVKTGLANGSYTLKAWVKATAYGAAPYTVRMEGRYYGGADVYANMTVDGVWRQYTMNVSVSNGQLDIGFYVNSPGMTSMQIDDVTLTKN; from the coding sequence ATGGTAAGAAGTTGGAATCTGCGAAAGTGCGTTACAGGCATCGTCATGACCGCTGTGGTTATGACATCAGTATGGTTTGTGAATCCGCAAAAGGCAAGCGCTTTCAGTTCAGCGGACGCGGATGCAGCGATGACGGCGTTCAACAGTAAATTCTACAACAGCCAGACGAAGTGGTTTTATGCCAACACGAACCGCAACAGCGATCAGAGTTTCTGGGTGGAAGCGCATATGTGGAATTTGGTCATGGATGCTTACGAGCGCACCAATAATCCCGCCTACTTGACCCAGATCAACGACATGTACAGCACCTTGGTTGCGCGCCATGGACATGACTGGACATGGAACACGTGGAACGATGACATTATGTGGTGGGCCTTGGCCGCGACAAGAGCTTATGAACTGACAGGCAACGAGATGTATAAGAATGATGCGAAGTCCAACCTGGATTGGGTACTGGACACACAGACGGACCAAGAATTGGGCGGAGGCGTATGGGAGCATAACGATTCTCATTATGACAAAAATTCCTGTATCAACTTTCCCACAGTCATTACGGCTGTAAAAATGTCCAACCTTCTGAACGACAACAGCTATCTTACGGAAGCTCAAAACATTTATAGCTGGGCGAAGTCCGCACTGACGGACGGAAACGGCAAAGTGTACGATGCCATCCGCACGGACGGCACAACCGATATGGGATCTTCCCATTACAACCAGGGCACTTTCATTGGCGCGGCTGTTGCATTGTATGAAGAGACGGGCATAATCGGGTATTTAAATGATGCCGTTGCCGCCGCGAATTGGACAATCAACAATTTGACAACGAACAACATCCTGAATTTCGAGTCCCATGTGGACCTGCAAGGCGGGAAGCTCATCTTTCTTGAGTATTTGAATAAGCTCATAATCGACGGGGGACGTACGGAATTCCGACAATGGTTTGTCGATAACGCGCAAACAGCTTGGGATCACAGGAACAGCGAGAATCTGGTGTGGGGCGACTGGAATCAACCGACTTCGGGAACGTTCAGTTCCTGGGCCGCCGCACCCGCTGTAGCCGCGCTCAACTTGCTCGGCTCGGGAACGCCTTCGACGGGAAGCCCGATTAGCATTGCCAATCCCGGATTCGAGAGCGGCAATCTGTCCGGCTGGTCGGAATGGCATCCCGCCGGACAGTCCGCCAAATATGGGATAGACTCGAATGATGCGCATAGCGGGAATTACAAATTATATTTCTATGATTCTGCCGCGTATCAACAAAGCATACATCAGGTCAAGACGGGATTAGCGAACGGTTCATACACGCTCAAAGCATGGGTGAAAGCTACCGCTTACGGTGCGGCCCCATACACGGTCCGTATGGAAGGACGTTATTACGGCGGCGCCGATGTGTACGCGAACATGACGGTAGACGGCGTCTGGCGGCAGTACACCATGAACGTATCCGTCAGCAACGGACAACTGGATATCGGCTTCTATGTGAATTCTCCGGGTATGACTTCCATGCAGATTGATGATGTTACATTAACGAAGAACTAA
- a CDS encoding helix-turn-helix transcriptional regulator codes for MDTNYDLSAMQPSETLEIMKDYYFPPYITLAHMFNAPKGWAVHNREMTQFVLQYVVDGYAQYPVGEHMYETRRGDLLFHRPHELHSILTVDDQPYVCISVVFHFGHAAFPYDELFKGQHVLGNFADRPIEHLLSQLVEHYRQPEFHHMVRCQGLLMHILAEAADRMNSNHPLSGTQAVQMPKLVLIKNFLTEHYHRDIQIKELEQVSGLSKNYILSLFRKYVGMSPIQYLTWIRINKAKELALQSNLSISEIAQAVGYSDVHTFGRMYKKKTGQSLTQFCANLIYS; via the coding sequence GTGGATACCAATTACGATTTGTCAGCCATGCAACCTTCCGAAACGCTTGAGATCATGAAAGATTACTACTTTCCGCCCTATATCACGCTTGCTCATATGTTCAACGCCCCCAAAGGATGGGCCGTTCACAACAGGGAGATGACCCAATTCGTGCTGCAATATGTGGTGGACGGGTATGCGCAATATCCTGTGGGTGAACATATGTATGAAACCAGACGCGGCGACCTGTTGTTCCACCGTCCGCATGAACTCCACTCTATCCTGACGGTTGATGATCAGCCCTATGTGTGTATTTCGGTCGTGTTTCATTTTGGACATGCTGCATTTCCTTACGATGAATTGTTCAAGGGGCAACATGTGTTGGGCAACTTTGCGGATCGTCCGATCGAACACTTACTGTCTCAATTAGTAGAGCATTATCGTCAACCGGAGTTCCATCATATGGTGCGTTGTCAGGGTCTGCTCATGCATATTCTGGCCGAAGCGGCGGACCGGATGAACTCGAATCATCCTCTTTCGGGAACACAGGCTGTCCAAATGCCAAAATTAGTTCTCATCAAAAACTTCCTAACCGAACATTACCATAGGGATATTCAAATTAAAGAGCTGGAGCAGGTCAGCGGGCTCAGTAAAAACTATATTTTGAGTTTATTTCGCAAGTATGTGGGGATGTCGCCGATTCAATATTTGACGTGGATTCGTATTAATAAAGCCAAGGAACTGGCGCTGCAAAGCAACCTTTCCATCAGCGAAATCGCGCAGGCAGTGGGATACTCGGATGTGCATACGTTCGGACGAATGTACAAGAAAAAAACCGGGCAGAGTTTAACCCAGTTTTGTGCGAATTTGATTTATTCCTGA
- a CDS encoding phytanoyl-CoA dioxygenase family protein, producing the protein MSETQMKFPEANALTQEVITDEQAQFFLDNGFLVIRNVVQGEELALLQEQTLEVVNQGLSEGNTAEDYWYRERKNGERVYWRTEFIIEKKDANKALLGHPFILRTVEKLQGSNLIPTWDSLVVKSPGNAASVPWHRDSAVPEGCTDPRPIFNVDFYLDEADLKSCLWVIPGSNHWSAESADARCASPDFSFDDAVPVPMQPGDVILHNIQLLHGSPEGDGNALRRTVYYEFRPGEIEMEFGPHTLEYLTLKQHVLYDCIERRKQADYVKDETPFEYRPTGAFAVAEPVKPATHRYAHDKYWRA; encoded by the coding sequence ATGAGTGAAACACAAATGAAATTTCCGGAAGCGAACGCGTTGACGCAAGAGGTCATTACAGATGAGCAAGCTCAATTCTTTCTTGATAACGGTTTCTTGGTCATTCGCAATGTAGTTCAAGGAGAAGAATTGGCGCTGCTGCAGGAGCAAACGCTGGAAGTCGTGAACCAGGGGCTGAGCGAAGGGAATACGGCGGAAGATTACTGGTATCGTGAACGCAAGAACGGCGAGCGCGTCTACTGGCGCACGGAGTTCATTATTGAGAAGAAGGATGCGAACAAGGCGTTGTTGGGACATCCGTTCATCCTTCGTACCGTGGAGAAGCTGCAGGGCAGTAACCTGATTCCGACTTGGGACTCCCTTGTGGTGAAAAGCCCGGGGAATGCGGCAAGCGTGCCTTGGCATCGGGATTCTGCCGTACCGGAGGGATGCACCGATCCCCGTCCGATCTTCAACGTGGATTTCTATCTGGACGAAGCGGATCTGAAGTCCTGCCTGTGGGTTATTCCGGGAAGTAACCACTGGAGCGCCGAATCTGCGGACGCGCGTTGCGCCAGCCCTGATTTCAGCTTCGATGATGCGGTGCCGGTTCCGATGCAGCCTGGGGATGTGATTCTCCACAACATCCAGCTTCTGCACGGATCGCCTGAAGGAGACGGCAACGCGCTGCGCAGAACGGTGTATTACGAGTTCCGCCCAGGTGAAATCGAGATGGAGTTCGGTCCGCATACACTCGAATACCTGACGTTGAAGCAGCATGTGCTCTACGATTGTATCGAGCGTCGTAAGCAAGCCGACTATGTGAAAGACGAAACTCCGTTTGAGTACCGTCCTACAGGCGCTTTTGCCGTAGCGGAACCGGTGAAGCCGGCAACACACCGGTATGCGCACGATAAATATTGGAGAGCATAG